The following are encoded in a window of Carya illinoinensis cultivar Pawnee chromosome 15, C.illinoinensisPawnee_v1, whole genome shotgun sequence genomic DNA:
- the LOC122297235 gene encoding pentatricopeptide repeat-containing protein At3g29230-like, translating into MMEMRMLKLLRNCKTIRELKQTHLQVLMNGLHGSGFVLPKLIALASELVSLDYAVRIFQYSEYPNVVSANTMIKCCIGKTHKGAWRVYDQMKVFTIAPNSFTFTFLLRCFEPFEALEDGRVVHGDIVKLGFGSSVFVQNTLLDFYAKCGRNLDWASRVFGEMPTRDVVSWNSMIGAYLAHEKVESAIGLFDSMPERNVVSWNSVVSGLSKAGNMELARSVFDRMPEKNEVSWNSMISGYVRLGDVESAECIFDQMSKRTVVSWTVMISGYTMIGDLESARNIFHRMPVKNTISWNALIAGYVHNHEFVQALYVFHQMLIDGKCRPDQTTLVSILSACSHLGSLEHGKWIDSYIKRNKFDVTIPLGNALIDFFAKCGDVENAKAVFNKMAKRCVITWTTMILGLAVNGHCKEALALFDRMHVEGVQPDDVIFIAVLSACTHGGLVVEGKRVFGQMVGEFDIVPRIEHYGCMVDLLGRAGRLEEAKEFIEGMHLKPNAVIWATLLGSCKIHGKGDILESVTRKIMELEPSNPSYLALICNMSASIGQWKDTLISRVAMRRQGVEKVPGCSSIQVGDKVHEFLAKDTSHKQRKDIYGVLYCLNGHLKAVSA; encoded by the coding sequence ATGATGGAGATGAGAATGCTGAAACTCTTGCGAAACTGTAAAACTATCAGAGAATTGAAGCAAACACATCTTCAGGTTCTCATGAATGGCCTCCATGGTAGTGGTTTTGTACTGCCTAAGCTTATTGCACTTGCCTCGGAACTTGTTTCGCTTGATTACGCGGTTAGGATATTTCAGTATTCTGAGTATCCGAATGTAGTTTCAGCTAACACTATGATCAAATGCTGTATTGGAAAGACCCATAAGGGCGCATGGCGTGTCTACGATCAAATGAAGGTGTTTACCATTGCACCGAATAGTTTTACCTTTACTTTTCTTCTGAGGTGTTTTGAACCGTTTGAAGCTCTAGAAGATGGTAGAGTGGTTCATGGTGATATTGTGAAGCTAGGATTCGGTTCAAGTGTTTTTGTTCAGAATACTCTTTTGGATTTCTACGCTAAATGTGGCCGGAATTTGGATTGGGCTAGTCGGGTGTTTGGAGAAATGCCTACAAGAGATGTTGTTTCATGGAATTCAATGATTGGTGCGTACTTGGCACATGAGAAAGTAGAATCTGCTATtgggttgtttgattcaatGCCTGAGAGGAACGTTGTGTCATGGAATTCTGTTGTTTCGGGGCTTTCTAAGGCTGGAAATATGGAATTGGCTCGCTCTGTCTTCGATAGAATGCCAGAAAAAAATGAGGTTTCCTGGAATTCCATGATTTCTGGCTACGTACGGCTGGGTGATGTAGAGTCTGCAGAGTGTATTTTTGATCAGATGTCAAAGAGAACTGTAGTTTCTTGGACGGTTATGATCTCAGGATACACTATGATTGGAGATCTTGAATCTGCAAGGAACATTTTTCATCGGATGCCAGTTAAGAACACCATCTCTTGGAATGCTTTGATTGCTGGTTATGTTCATAACCATGAGTTTGTTCAAGCTCTTTATGTTTTTCATCAGATGTTAATTGATGGCAAGTGCAGGCCTGATCAGACAACTTTGGTCAGCATACTCTCTGCCTGTTCTCACTTGGGATCTCTAGAACATGGCAAATGGATTGATTCTTATATAAAGAGAAACAAGTTCGACGTGACCATTCCTTTAGGCAATGCTCTAATAGACTTTTTTGCAAAATGTGGAGATGTGGAAAATGCAAAAGCAGTTTTTAATAAGATGGCAAAAAGATGTGTAATTACATGGACAACAATGATTTTGGGTCTAGCTGTTAATGGTCATTGTAAAGAAGCTCTAGCACTCTTCGATAGGATGCATGTCGAAGGAGTTCAGCCAgatgatgtaattttcattgCTGTTCTATCAGCCTGCACTCATGGAGGGTTGGTGGTAGAAGGTAAAAGGGTATTTGGCCAGATGGTGGGGGAGTTTGATATTGTACCCCGAATTGAGCATTATGGTTGCATGGTTGACCTTCTGGGTCGGGCAGGGAGGTTGGAAGAAGCGAAAGAATTCATTGAAGGCATGCATTTAAAGCCAAATGCTGTCATTTGGGCCACTCTACTAGGTTCTTGTAAGATTCATGGAAAAGGGGATATATTAGAATCTGTAACGAGAAAGATTATGGAGCTGGAACCTTCAAATCCTAGCTATTTGGCGCTTATTTGCAATATGAGCGCCTCAATTGGACAGTGGAAAGATACTTTGATATCTCGGGTGGCAATGAGACGGCAAGGCGTGGAAAAAGTTCCTGGTTGTAGCTCAATTCAAGTAGGCGATAAGGTCCATGAGTTTCTAGCCAAAGATACGAGTCATAAGCAAAGAAAGGACATTTATGGGGTTTTATACTGTTTAAATGGACACTTGAAAGCAGTGTCTGCATGA